The following proteins come from a genomic window of Acidimicrobiales bacterium:
- a CDS encoding aspartate aminotransferase family protein — protein sequence MTTSAELHERYKAVLPSYVKPLYAEPISIDRGEGGYVWDLEGNRYLDFFGGVLTTMIGHSNPAVVAAVQAQAAKVMHTSTLYLSEPMIALAEEIAAISGIPDARVFFTTSGSEANDTAILLATSLRKSNQVLAMRNSYHGRSFTAQAITSHRSWSSTSLSGLSVNFVQGGYRLRSPFRHLDDDEFTAACVDDLQQVIDMMTAGDVACLIAEPIQGVGGFATPPDGFFGSLGKVLANHGILFVADEVQTGWGRTGENFWGYQAHDIIPDMLTFAKGVGNGITLAGIVARAEIMDTISALSFSTFGGNPLSAAAGLATLRYVRDNDLQGNALRMGERLTAALAPVVERTPWIAELRGKGLMQAIEMVHPDSIEPDSGRAGDVLEGCKRRGLLVGKGGLYNNAIRITPMLDVSEDEIDEGVAALVAAIEETA from the coding sequence CGCTATCTCGACTTCTTCGGTGGCGTGCTCACCACGATGATCGGCCACAGCAACCCCGCCGTGGTCGCCGCGGTGCAGGCACAGGCCGCAAAGGTGATGCACACCTCCACGCTCTACCTGAGCGAACCGATGATCGCGCTGGCCGAGGAGATCGCCGCGATCTCGGGCATCCCCGACGCCCGGGTGTTCTTCACGACGTCGGGCAGCGAGGCCAACGACACCGCCATCCTGTTGGCCACCAGTCTGCGCAAGTCGAACCAGGTGCTGGCGATGCGCAACAGCTACCACGGCCGATCGTTCACCGCTCAGGCCATCACGTCGCACCGGTCGTGGTCGTCCACGAGCCTGTCGGGCCTGTCGGTCAACTTCGTGCAGGGCGGCTACCGCCTGCGCAGTCCCTTCCGCCATCTCGACGACGACGAGTTCACCGCCGCGTGCGTCGACGATCTCCAGCAGGTGATCGACATGATGACGGCGGGCGACGTCGCCTGCCTGATCGCCGAACCCATCCAGGGCGTGGGCGGTTTCGCCACCCCACCCGACGGATTCTTCGGTTCGCTCGGCAAGGTGCTCGCCAACCACGGCATCCTCTTCGTGGCCGACGAGGTGCAGACCGGGTGGGGTCGCACCGGCGAAAACTTCTGGGGCTATCAAGCCCACGACATCATCCCCGACATGCTCACCTTCGCCAAGGGCGTGGGCAACGGCATCACCCTCGCCGGCATCGTCGCGCGGGCCGAGATCATGGACACGATCAGTGCCCTGTCGTTCAGCACCTTCGGCGGCAATCCGTTGTCGGCCGCCGCCGGGCTCGCCACGCTGCGCTACGTCCGCGACAACGACCTCCAGGGCAACGCGTTGCGCATGGGCGAGCGGCTCACCGCCGCACTCGCGCCGGTCGTCGAACGCACCCCGTGGATCGCCGAGTTGCGGGGCAAGGGACTGATGCAGGCCATCGAGATGGTGCATCCCGATTCCATCGAGCCCGACAGCGGCCGCGCCGGCGACGTGCTCGAGGGATGCAAGCGACGCGGCCTGCTCGTCGGCAAGGGCGGGCTCTACAACAACGCGATCCGTATCACCCCGATGCTCGATGTGAGCGAAGATGAAATCGACGAGGGTGTCGCCGCTCTCGTGGCAGCGATCGAGGAGACAGCATGA